A region of bacterium DNA encodes the following proteins:
- a CDS encoding YidB family protein, which translates to MSILDKLSEKAGDLFGAHGGVAESVLGMIKSKAGGLGDLVEQFKSKGLGETVSSWVGTGENKPISPAQVTQALGKDQVEGIATKLGISTDEAAAKLSEVLPKVVDKLTPTGSVADAAK; encoded by the coding sequence ATGAGTATCTTAGACAAACTATCCGAGAAAGCCGGAGATCTGTTCGGCGCTCACGGCGGTGTGGCGGAATCGGTGCTCGGGATGATCAAGAGCAAGGCTGGTGGTTTGGGTGATCTTGTCGAGCAGTTCAAGTCAAAGGGGCTGGGAGAAACTGTGTCATCGTGGGTGGGTACCGGCGAGAATAAACCGATTTCGCCTGCGCAAGTCACCCAAGCCCTCGGCAAGGATCAAGTTGAAGGCATAGCGACCAAGCTCGGTATATCTACAGATGAAGCGGCCGCCAAGCTGAGCGAAGTTCTGCCGAAAGTCGTGGACAAACTGACTCCCACGGGATCGGTTGCGGACGCGGCGAAGTAA
- the aqpZ gene encoding aquaporin Z, translating into MSLSKRFAAELMGTFWLVFGGCGAAVLAAAFPNLGIGFLGVALAFGLTVLTMAFAIGHISGCHLNPAVSFGLWAGKRFPASELLPYIIAQVIGGILGATVLYIIASGSAGFSLANGFASNGYGEHSPGGYPLLSCFVAEVVLTFFFLTVILGATDTRAPKGFAPIAIGLALTLIHLIGIPVTNTSVNPARSTAPALFVGDWALAQLWLFWLAPILGAILAGWLYQWLAPAER; encoded by the coding sequence ATGTCTCTTTCCAAGCGTTTCGCCGCAGAATTGATGGGCACGTTCTGGCTGGTATTCGGAGGTTGTGGAGCCGCGGTACTGGCCGCCGCATTTCCGAACTTGGGGATTGGGTTTCTGGGCGTGGCCCTCGCATTTGGGTTGACAGTTCTCACGATGGCTTTTGCGATAGGCCACATTTCCGGTTGTCATTTGAATCCCGCCGTGTCCTTCGGACTCTGGGCAGGCAAACGTTTTCCGGCCTCCGAGTTACTGCCGTATATCATCGCTCAGGTGATCGGTGGAATCCTGGGTGCCACAGTGTTATACATCATTGCAAGCGGTTCCGCCGGCTTCAGCCTCGCCAATGGGTTCGCATCCAACGGTTACGGAGAACATTCACCGGGCGGCTATCCCTTGCTCTCTTGCTTTGTGGCCGAAGTGGTGCTTACGTTCTTTTTCCTGACCGTCATCCTTGGCGCGACGGATACCCGCGCGCCAAAGGGATTTGCTCCGATTGCGATTGGTCTTGCCTTGACTCTGATCCATCTGATTGGCATTCCGGTGACGAACACCTCGGTGAATCCGGCCCGCAGCACGGCCCCGGCATTGTTCGTCGGCGACTGGGCACTGGCACAGCTCTGGCTGTTCTGGCTGGCACCGATTCTCGGAGCAATTCTGGCCGGTTGGCTGTACCAATGGCTGGCGCCGGCAGAGCGATGA